In a genomic window of Leisingera caerulea DSM 24564:
- a CDS encoding leucyl aminopeptidase family protein, whose protein sequence is MPPVFAAAGADACPVHVIASDTFDSWLSSQPQRVQAWAKAQGFTGACGQALAVPGDDGAVDMALAGYGSAAQRARRRFVLAEAAQKLPAGTYRIASGLPAEAAATESLGWLLTGYRFGRYKEGKDESAALAAPDGVDAAAIESLAAAECLTRDLINTPASDMGPAELQAAAESLAEDFGADISTILGEDLLAQNLPLIHTVGRASDRAPRLIDLRWGGSGPKLTLVGKGVCFDTGGLNLKPGSSMALMKKDMGGAANVLGLARMIMAAGLDLQLRVLIPAVENSVSGPAFRPGDVLTSRKGLTVEVNNTDAEGRLVLADALALAAEETPDLLISMATLTGAARVAVGPDLSPFYTDHHADAAALSATASRTADPVWRMPFHDPYETMIEPGIADLDNAPSGGFAGSITAALFLRRFAGETRYMHFDIYGWTPSAAPGRPKGGALQGARALFAALPDLLEL, encoded by the coding sequence CCTGCGGCCAGGCGCTGGCGGTGCCGGGCGACGATGGCGCCGTTGACATGGCCCTGGCCGGATACGGCAGCGCCGCCCAGCGCGCGCGCCGCCGCTTTGTACTGGCCGAAGCGGCGCAGAAACTGCCCGCGGGCACGTACCGGATTGCCTCCGGCCTCCCGGCAGAGGCCGCCGCAACCGAATCCCTGGGCTGGCTGCTGACCGGCTACCGCTTCGGCCGCTACAAGGAAGGCAAGGATGAGTCCGCCGCGCTGGCGGCTCCTGACGGGGTGGATGCCGCCGCCATCGAATCGCTGGCCGCCGCCGAATGCCTGACCCGTGACCTGATCAACACCCCCGCCTCCGACATGGGCCCGGCAGAGCTGCAGGCCGCGGCGGAATCCCTGGCGGAAGACTTCGGCGCAGACATCTCCACGATTCTCGGCGAGGATCTGCTGGCGCAGAATTTGCCGCTGATCCACACCGTGGGCCGCGCCTCGGACCGCGCGCCGCGGCTGATCGACCTGCGCTGGGGCGGCAGCGGCCCCAAGCTCACCCTGGTGGGCAAGGGCGTCTGCTTCGACACCGGCGGGCTGAACCTGAAACCCGGCAGCAGCATGGCGCTGATGAAAAAGGACATGGGCGGCGCCGCCAATGTCCTGGGGCTGGCGCGCATGATCATGGCCGCCGGGCTGGACCTGCAGCTCAGGGTGCTGATTCCGGCGGTGGAAAATTCCGTCTCCGGCCCCGCCTTCCGCCCCGGCGACGTGCTGACGTCGCGCAAGGGGCTGACGGTGGAGGTCAACAACACCGACGCCGAGGGCCGCCTGGTGCTGGCCGATGCGCTGGCCCTGGCGGCAGAGGAAACGCCGGACCTGCTGATCTCCATGGCCACCCTCACCGGCGCCGCCCGGGTTGCGGTCGGCCCGGACCTGTCGCCCTTCTACACGGACCACCATGCCGATGCCGCCGCCCTGTCCGCCACTGCGTCCCGCACCGCCGACCCGGTCTGGCGGATGCCCTTCCACGATCCCTATGAAACGATGATCGAACCCGGCATCGCCGATCTGGACAACGCACCGTCGGGCGGCTTTGCAGGCTCGATCACCGCAGCCCTGTTCCTGCGCCGCTTTGCCGGAGAGACCCGCTACATGCATTTCGACATCTATGGCTGGACCCCCAGCGCTGCACCGGGCCGGCCCAAGGGCGGCGCCCTGCAAGGCGCACGCGCGCTGTTTGCCGCGCTGCCGGACCTGTTGGAGCTGTGA